The sequence CCGCCGCACGGCGGGCTGGCCTTCGGCCTGGACCGTGTGGTGACGCTGATGACCGGTGCCGAGTCGATCCGCGACGTCATCGCCTTCCCGAAAACCCAGCGCGCCCAGTGCCTGCTGACCGACGCGCCAGGCGAGGTTGACGAGCGTCAGCTGCGCGACCTGCACATCCGCCTGCGCCAGAAGGTCGAAACGGCTGTCGAAGTCGTCAAGGACTGACCCCGCCGCTAGGCCCCGGACACAACAAGGCGACTACGGTCGCCTTGTTTGTTTTACGCCACCACCTCAAGATCGCATCAAACTGGCCGACAATTAGGCTTGATTCCCGATTTAACGGCGCCCTCCACAATGGCCGATCTGTCTGCCGTCAGTGCCCTCGTCATCGAGGCCAACCCCAACATGCGCACCCAGTTGCGAACCATGCTGGGCGAGAGCGGCGTCGAGAAGGTACAGCTCGCGGTCTCTGCCGGCGCGGCCGTACGCAAGCTGCGCGAGACCACCTTTGACCTGATCCTGTGTGAGTACCACATCGGCGACGGCCAGGACGGCCAGCACCTGCTCGAGGACCTGCGCCACAACAACATCATTCCGCTGGCCACCCTGTTCATCATGGTCACCGGCGAGCGTCAGTACGAGAAGGTGGTCTCCGCCGCCGAACTGGCGCCCAACGACTATGTGCTCAAGCCGTTCGCGGCAGACACCCTGCACACCCGCATCGCGCGCGCCATCATCAAGCGCGACGCGCTGCTGCCCACCTACAAGCTGATCGACGCAGGCGACACGCCGGGCGCCCTGCGCGCCTGTCTCGAGGGCGAACGGGCTCACCCGCAATACCTGCTCGACTTCCTCCGGCTGCGCGCCGAGTTGCACATCTTTGCCGGCGAGGCCGACGAAGCCGAAACCGTCTATCAACAAGTGCTCAAGCTGCGCGCCATTCCCTGGGCCCGTCTGGGTCTGGCCAAGGCACTCTACATGCGGCAACGCTATGGTGAAGCCGAAGACCTGCTCGCCGGGCTGGTGGAAGAAAACGACCAGTTTCTCGACGCCTACGACTGGCTCGCGCGCACCCGTGAGGCCGCCGGCGAGCTGGCCAAGGCGCGGGACATCCTGGCGCGGGCGGCGGCAGTGTCCCCGCACCGCCTGGGCCGTTTGCGGCGGCTCGGCGCCATTGCGCTCGAAATGGACGACCCCCATACGGCAGAAGCCGTGCTTGGCGAAGTCGTGCGAAAAGGCAAGTACTCTGACTTCCGCGACCCGGACGACCATGTCTGGCTGATGCAGGCACAAATCGGCAACGGCAAGCTCGAAGAGGCCGCCGCCACCCTGCGTGACCTCGATCGCAGCATGGCTTCCACCGAACGCGGCAAACTGTGCACCGCTTTGTCCGCGGCCATGCTCCACGGCAAGCTCGGTGACGAGGGCAAGGCCAAGGCCGCGGTCGAGTCGGCCCTGAGCGAATCGCGCCGGCTCGGAAAACTATCGCTCGGGCTCAAGCAGGAGCTGGCCCGCGCCTGTTTCGACCATGG comes from Denitromonas sp. and encodes:
- a CDS encoding response regulator — its product is MADLSAVSALVIEANPNMRTQLRTMLGESGVEKVQLAVSAGAAVRKLRETTFDLILCEYHIGDGQDGQHLLEDLRHNNIIPLATLFIMVTGERQYEKVVSAAELAPNDYVLKPFAADTLHTRIARAIIKRDALLPTYKLIDAGDTPGALRACLEGERAHPQYLLDFLRLRAELHIFAGEADEAETVYQQVLKLRAIPWARLGLAKALYMRQRYGEAEDLLAGLVEENDQFLDAYDWLARTREAAGELAKARDILARAAAVSPHRLGRLRRLGAIALEMDDPHTAEAVLGEVVRKGKYSDFRDPDDHVWLMQAQIGNGKLEEAAATLRDLDRSMASTERGKLCTALSAAMLHGKLGDEGKAKAAVESALSESRRLGKLSLGLKQELARACFDHGLEAAGTDVVLDIMRTAETPRAVENTRKMLDARGYAALAQDLEKQVHQEVRALVATGAEKAKTGDFDGAVTEMLSAVGKMPNNVHVLFNAALALLRHIENRGWSEQYAEQAQRLIDRVRRQDPNNARLPALKEFHATLKAKFGIRDIKV